A part of Aurantimicrobium sp. MWH-Uga1 genomic DNA contains:
- a CDS encoding response regulator transcription factor: protein MASILILTARPSVEVLPALGLLSHTVKTIPAEPAQLVSAPHCDVVMVDARADLANAKSLCKILTATGLSSPLLLIITEGGLAAVTADWGITDVVLDTAGPAEVDARIRLALGRAEQDSPSEARISASGIVIDEASYSVKVHDKPLDLTYKEFELLRFLATHPSRVFTREQLLSEVWGYDYFGGTRTVDVHVRRLRAKLGDMEQVIGTVRNVGYRFNVADESHERSSVTS, encoded by the coding sequence ATGGCAAGCATCCTGATTCTCACTGCGCGCCCCAGCGTCGAGGTTCTTCCCGCTCTGGGCTTGCTCTCCCACACGGTCAAAACCATTCCTGCAGAGCCGGCTCAACTGGTCTCAGCACCGCACTGTGATGTGGTGATGGTTGATGCGCGCGCCGATCTAGCCAACGCCAAGAGTCTGTGCAAGATTCTCACTGCCACCGGGTTGAGCTCTCCCCTGCTTCTGATCATCACTGAGGGTGGCTTGGCTGCTGTCACGGCAGACTGGGGCATTACTGATGTTGTTCTCGACACAGCTGGTCCTGCTGAAGTTGATGCTCGTATTCGTTTAGCTCTTGGTCGTGCTGAGCAGGACTCCCCTTCTGAAGCACGCATTTCTGCTTCTGGCATCGTTATTGATGAAGCCTCTTACTCGGTGAAGGTTCACGACAAGCCCTTGGACCTGACCTATAAAGAGTTTGAACTTCTGCGCTTTTTGGCAACCCATCCCTCACGCGTATTCACCCGTGAACAGTTGCTCAGTGAAGTGTGGGGATATGACTACTTCGGTGGTACCCGAACAGTGGATGTGCACGTGCGTCGCCTGCGCGCCAAGCTGGGCGACATGGAGCAGGTCATTGGTACCGTGCGCAACGTGGGATACCGCTTCAATGTGGCTGATGAGTCTCACGAACGCTCTTCGGTAACCTCCTAG
- a CDS encoding folate-binding protein YgfZ, translated as MADASSSASSSPLAELPAAIVGSTGVARAYGNTLTEQRALTAGNALVDLSHRGVIQLSGPERLSWLDSLLSQRLDSLNAGQSSEALLLDPHGHLQHALRILEDGENTWLLVDEGRAPALTAWLIKMRFMKQVEIVDRSEELATIGYFSDSIPKLLEPLVLNHTGTPVVWHDTWNQISEGGWQYSANHPAGEWNYAEAVIPREGLSTLAQTAAAGGVTLAGTDALEALRIAAWRPRITTEADENALPHEFDWLRSAVHLNKGCYRGQETVAKVHNLGHPPRRLVFLSLDGVAEVLPETGDPVMDGENEVGRITAAARHYEEGMIALAILKRNTSVEAILSVYSQGEVIPATQVVIVPPEAGRTANVPRLPRLGAVKRES; from the coding sequence ATGGCTGACGCATCATCGTCGGCATCCAGCTCACCCCTAGCTGAATTACCTGCTGCCATCGTTGGGAGCACTGGCGTTGCACGTGCCTACGGCAACACATTGACAGAGCAGCGCGCGCTCACCGCTGGCAATGCGCTGGTGGATCTCTCCCACCGCGGTGTTATCCAGTTGTCTGGCCCTGAACGCTTGAGTTGGTTGGACTCCCTGCTGAGTCAACGCCTCGACAGCCTGAACGCAGGACAGAGTTCAGAAGCATTACTACTGGACCCTCACGGGCACCTCCAGCACGCTCTGCGCATCCTCGAAGACGGCGAGAACACGTGGCTACTTGTTGATGAGGGTCGTGCACCGGCACTGACAGCGTGGTTGATCAAGATGCGCTTTATGAAACAAGTTGAGATTGTGGACCGCTCTGAGGAGCTGGCAACTATTGGCTACTTCTCTGATTCCATTCCGAAATTACTCGAGCCACTTGTGCTTAACCACACTGGAACACCTGTTGTGTGGCATGACACCTGGAACCAGATCAGTGAAGGCGGGTGGCAATACTCAGCCAACCACCCGGCAGGTGAATGGAATTATGCCGAGGCAGTCATTCCACGCGAAGGGCTCAGCACGCTTGCCCAGACGGCTGCTGCCGGTGGCGTAACTCTTGCCGGAACGGATGCCCTCGAAGCACTGCGCATTGCTGCGTGGCGTCCACGGATCACCACCGAGGCAGACGAGAACGCCCTGCCACACGAATTTGACTGGCTGCGCTCAGCCGTTCATCTCAATAAAGGTTGCTATCGGGGGCAAGAAACCGTGGCGAAGGTACACAACCTCGGCCACCCACCCCGTCGCTTAGTTTTCCTCAGTCTGGACGGTGTTGCCGAAGTGCTTCCAGAAACAGGTGACCCGGTGATGGATGGCGAAAACGAGGTGGGCCGCATCACCGCCGCAGCACGCCACTACGAGGAGGGCATGATTGCGTTGGCCATTCTCAAACGCAACACCTCGGTCGAGGCGATACTCAGTGTGTACTCCCAAGGTGAAGTCATTCCGGCAACTCAGGTTGTGATTGTTCCGCCGGAGGCAGGGCGCACAGCAAACGTTCCACGTTTGCCGCGCCTGGGTGCCGTCAAGCGCGAGAGCTAG
- a CDS encoding NUDIX domain-containing protein — MSSKPSATVYAAGAVLWRHIGDDIHVLVIHRTEHKDVSLPKGKVDPGETLPQTAVREIREETGIKVSLGVPVGVTEYVMPNGKNKVVHYWAAEVTTKAIQKSKFVPNGEVAALEWLPLATARGELSYEPDKEILDNFAALVKEGVTKTFAVVVLRHAKATSPSDWRGDDASRPLTERGLTQAHGIVRTITAWKPKRLISSTAVRCKETITPTAKALDKDIRFTKKVSQDAYETGKGDVRSVVGEIVRKRKSAVVCTHGPVAPQVIRELALATGTPRTSALDEAGLLDTAAFSIVHLSASHPSSGIIAVETHSSLL; from the coding sequence ATGAGTTCCAAACCTTCTGCCACGGTGTACGCGGCAGGCGCTGTCCTGTGGCGTCACATTGGTGACGACATTCACGTTCTTGTCATTCACCGCACCGAACACAAAGATGTCTCCCTGCCAAAAGGCAAAGTTGATCCAGGCGAAACACTTCCTCAAACGGCTGTCCGAGAGATTCGTGAAGAAACCGGCATCAAAGTTTCTCTCGGTGTTCCTGTGGGAGTCACCGAATATGTGATGCCCAATGGCAAAAACAAGGTTGTGCACTACTGGGCTGCGGAAGTCACCACCAAAGCAATCCAGAAGTCCAAGTTTGTTCCCAATGGTGAAGTTGCTGCGTTGGAATGGCTCCCCCTTGCTACCGCACGCGGTGAGCTCAGCTATGAACCAGATAAAGAAATTCTCGACAACTTTGCTGCCCTCGTTAAAGAGGGAGTGACAAAAACATTTGCCGTTGTGGTCTTGCGTCACGCGAAGGCAACCTCGCCGTCAGACTGGCGAGGAGACGACGCCTCCCGCCCGCTGACCGAGCGAGGACTCACCCAAGCTCACGGCATTGTTCGCACCATCACAGCGTGGAAGCCCAAGCGTCTGATTTCCAGCACTGCTGTGCGCTGCAAAGAAACAATTACCCCCACTGCCAAAGCTTTGGACAAGGACATTAGGTTCACCAAGAAAGTCAGTCAAGACGCCTACGAAACCGGCAAGGGTGATGTGCGCTCAGTGGTGGGAGAGATTGTGCGCAAGCGCAAGAGTGCGGTTGTCTGCACACACGGACCTGTTGCCCCTCAAGTCATTCGAGAGCTTGCCTTGGCAACCGGCACGCCTCGCACCTCGGCACTTGATGAGGCAGGCCTGCTCGATACCGCAGCATTTAGCATCGTTCACCTGAGTGCATCGCACCCCTCCTCAGGCATTATTGCCGTGGAGACACACTCGTCCTTGCTCTAA
- a CDS encoding RNA degradosome polyphosphate kinase, with amino-acid sequence MAPHEIDSDSVDVDNDFDEFVAVATESLPADRFLDRELSWLAFNQRVLELAEDANLPLLERANFLAIFASNLDEFFMVRVAGLKRRIMTGLAVPTNIGRAPADVLADISARAHELQLRHAGVYQDSVKPALSDAGIQIVTWDSLDAADHDILHDYFTEQIFPVLMPLAVDPAHPFPYISGLSLNLAIRVRNTKTGTEEFARLKVPQMLPRFVRVDSREAITNVRYIALEDLIANQLQDLFPGMEILEHHTFRVTRNEDVQIDEDETEDLIQVLEKGLLKRRFGPPIRLEVGEKMDPTTLDLLIRELDITEQEVYRLPEPLNLGGLFEIAGIKRPELHYAPHVPTTAAGLTAADANEPRSIFSSIRRGDVLLHHPYESFSTSVQSFLEQAAADPNVLAIKQTLYRTSGDSPIVQALINAAEAGKQVLALVEIKARFDEQANISWARKLEKAGVHVVYGLVGLKTHCKLAHVIRQEKGELKHYSHIGTGNYNPKTSRLYEDFGLLTADPVVGKDLTRLFNELSGYAIEKKFKRLLVAPLHLRKGLLKLINAETKNAQAGLPARIRIKINSMVDEKIIDALYLASQAGVQVDVWVRGICSLKAGVPGLSENIRVRSILGRYLEHSRVFMFENNGDPQVYIGSADMMHRNLDRRVEALVRLSTPEHITELSELFDLALDDTTSSWWLESDGTWARHTVDSSGAQLIDLQDHVMQQISKRRRPGGHR; translated from the coding sequence ATGGCCCCGCACGAAATCGATTCGGACTCTGTCGACGTAGATAACGACTTTGACGAGTTCGTTGCTGTCGCAACCGAATCGTTGCCTGCTGATCGCTTCCTCGATCGGGAACTGAGTTGGCTTGCCTTTAACCAGCGGGTCCTAGAACTGGCAGAGGATGCCAATCTGCCGTTGCTCGAGCGGGCAAATTTCTTAGCTATCTTTGCTAGCAACTTAGATGAGTTCTTTATGGTGCGCGTGGCAGGTCTCAAGCGCCGCATCATGACCGGACTGGCCGTGCCCACCAACATTGGTCGTGCTCCTGCAGATGTGCTGGCAGATATCTCTGCCCGAGCCCACGAACTTCAACTACGTCACGCAGGTGTCTATCAAGACAGCGTCAAGCCTGCACTTTCTGACGCAGGCATTCAGATTGTGACATGGGATTCTCTTGACGCCGCCGATCACGACATCCTGCACGACTACTTCACTGAACAAATCTTCCCCGTGTTGATGCCATTGGCTGTAGACCCCGCTCACCCCTTCCCCTACATCTCCGGGTTGTCGTTGAACCTGGCTATTCGTGTGCGCAACACCAAGACCGGGACCGAAGAGTTTGCACGTTTGAAAGTTCCCCAGATGTTGCCCCGGTTCGTGCGGGTAGACAGCCGTGAAGCTATTACTAACGTGCGTTACATCGCCTTGGAAGACCTCATTGCAAACCAACTGCAAGACCTCTTCCCCGGTATGGAGATTTTGGAACACCACACCTTCCGCGTCACTCGCAACGAGGATGTCCAAATTGATGAGGATGAAACCGAAGACCTCATCCAGGTGTTGGAGAAGGGGCTGCTCAAGCGCCGCTTTGGTCCCCCCATTCGTCTTGAAGTGGGAGAGAAAATGGACCCCACCACCCTAGATTTACTCATTCGTGAACTTGATATCACCGAGCAAGAGGTCTACCGCCTGCCAGAACCTCTGAACCTGGGCGGATTGTTTGAGATTGCAGGAATCAAACGTCCCGAGTTGCACTATGCACCCCATGTCCCCACCACCGCTGCTGGGCTGACAGCTGCCGACGCGAATGAGCCCAGGAGTATTTTCTCTTCGATTCGCCGAGGGGATGTGCTGTTGCACCACCCCTACGAATCATTCTCAACCAGCGTGCAGTCGTTCTTGGAACAAGCAGCTGCAGACCCTAACGTGTTGGCCATTAAGCAGACCCTGTATCGCACCAGTGGTGACAGCCCCATCGTGCAGGCGCTTATTAACGCCGCCGAGGCTGGCAAGCAGGTTCTTGCTCTGGTGGAAATCAAGGCTCGCTTTGATGAGCAGGCCAACATTAGCTGGGCGCGCAAGCTCGAAAAAGCTGGCGTGCACGTTGTCTATGGTTTGGTGGGACTGAAGACCCACTGCAAGCTTGCTCACGTGATTCGCCAAGAAAAAGGTGAGCTCAAGCATTACAGCCACATAGGTACTGGAAACTACAACCCCAAGACATCCAGACTCTATGAAGACTTTGGTTTGCTCACCGCAGATCCTGTGGTGGGTAAAGACCTCACCCGCTTGTTCAATGAGCTCTCGGGCTATGCCATTGAAAAGAAGTTCAAGCGTCTGCTTGTTGCACCGTTGCACTTGCGTAAGGGTCTACTCAAACTCATCAACGCAGAAACAAAGAATGCCCAGGCAGGTTTACCTGCCCGCATTCGCATCAAGATCAACTCGATGGTGGATGAGAAAATCATCGATGCCCTTTACTTGGCCAGCCAAGCAGGCGTGCAGGTGGATGTGTGGGTGCGCGGTATTTGCTCACTCAAGGCGGGAGTTCCTGGCCTGAGCGAAAACATTCGGGTGCGCTCTATTCTGGGTCGCTACCTCGAACACTCTCGCGTATTCATGTTTGAGAACAATGGTGACCCCCAGGTCTACATCGGCAGTGCCGACATGATGCACCGGAACCTGGACCGTCGTGTTGAAGCCTTGGTTCGTCTGTCTACTCCAGAACACATCACTGAACTTTCTGAGCTGTTTGACCTAGCACTCGATGACACAACAAGCTCGTGGTGGCTTGAGTCAGATGGAACCTGGGCCAGACACACTGTAGATTCATCCGGTGCGCAACTGATTGATCTGCAAGATCATGTGATGCAGCAGATTTCCAAACGTCGTCGCCCCGGAGGACATCGATGA
- a CDS encoding DNA-directed RNA polymerase subunit beta: MSAPYRKPALFAGHEFSAFQGGDDPAEVSAIAHDTARALLSRVQEGASAEVVQRVVSFADENGIDTLAELWSRSSAHSLPGALWRMYLIRDLIRAQAPQMSVLFSEGLDQLSTADVVVAGAPTPAGPDEMVTLADTILHGAFTGDFSGALDRAAAFCRIVSAGCTATANVSDLTHPERAATLTQQAARLTQTAHELAVCARLWRDHALD, translated from the coding sequence ATGTCTGCGCCGTATCGAAAACCAGCATTGTTTGCTGGCCATGAGTTCAGCGCATTTCAGGGCGGAGATGATCCAGCTGAAGTTTCGGCCATTGCTCATGACACCGCGCGGGCATTGTTATCACGTGTACAGGAGGGTGCCTCAGCAGAGGTGGTGCAGCGGGTAGTTTCTTTCGCCGATGAGAACGGCATCGATACTCTGGCGGAACTGTGGTCCCGCTCCAGCGCACACTCCTTACCTGGTGCACTTTGGCGGATGTATCTGATCCGTGATCTTATTCGTGCCCAAGCACCCCAGATGAGCGTGCTCTTTAGCGAAGGTCTTGACCAGCTCAGCACAGCTGATGTTGTTGTTGCCGGTGCTCCCACGCCAGCAGGTCCAGATGAAATGGTGACACTTGCGGATACGATTTTGCACGGTGCATTCACCGGTGATTTCAGCGGTGCACTCGATCGTGCAGCGGCATTTTGTCGCATCGTGTCCGCTGGGTGTACTGCAACAGCAAACGTGTCTGATCTGACTCATCCAGAGCGTGCTGCAACACTCACTCAACAAGCTGCACGATTGACGCAAACTGCCCATGAATTGGCTGTGTGTGCCCGGTTATGGCGTGACCACGCTTTGGACTAA